From the Actinomycetota bacterium genome, one window contains:
- a CDS encoding 4Fe-4S dicluster domain-containing protein, with the protein MVDVTRLREIAREVISREDVRQLIGYRQGTYGFRARPAFVTSPEEVDQLIFTPACVNNLATYITLEEKLPVPRGQEPDLRKVAVMVKGCDSRALVQQMEEKAYERERILVLGIPCSGVVDMDKVEKRFPGVLAKGEIALEGDSFILTHDGKKEEVAKEELLADKCTRCRYPTPLVYDQLLDEEVARFADDDYSDIAELEKRSAEEKWAYWEEKFSRCIRCYSCRNVCPMCYCEDCVLDRLNPQWMRRSVDVSENTAYHIARAYHLAGRCIQCGECQRVCPVEIPLMELNRKFYKDVEELYDYEPGTNAEAPPLLATFKVDDREDFIL; encoded by the coding sequence TTGGTAGATGTAACCAGACTCAGAGAGATAGCCAGGGAGGTCATCTCCCGGGAGGACGTGAGGCAGCTCATAGGCTATCGCCAGGGTACCTACGGCTTCCGTGCCCGCCCCGCCTTCGTCACCTCCCCCGAGGAGGTCGACCAGCTGATCTTCACGCCCGCCTGCGTGAATAACCTGGCCACCTACATCACGCTGGAGGAAAAGCTCCCGGTGCCGCGCGGGCAGGAGCCGGACCTACGCAAGGTGGCGGTGATGGTCAAGGGTTGCGACTCGCGCGCCCTGGTGCAGCAGATGGAGGAGAAGGCCTACGAGCGGGAGCGCATCCTGGTGCTGGGCATTCCCTGCAGCGGCGTGGTGGACATGGACAAGGTGGAGAAGAGGTTCCCAGGCGTCCTGGCGAAGGGAGAGATCGCCCTGGAAGGGGACAGCTTCATCCTCACCCACGACGGAAAGAAGGAAGAGGTCGCGAAGGAGGAGCTCCTGGCGGACAAGTGCACGCGCTGCCGTTACCCCACCCCCCTGGTCTATGACCAGCTCCTGGACGAGGAGGTGGCCCGCTTCGCGGACGACGATTACTCCGACATAGCGGAGCTGGAGAAGCGTTCCGCGGAGGAGAAGTGGGCTTACTGGGAGGAGAAGTTCTCCCGCTGCATCCGTTGCTACTCCTGCCGTAACGTCTGTCCCATGTGCTACTGCGAGGACTGCGTGCTGGACCGGCTCAACCCCCAGTGGATGCGCCGCAGCGTGGACGTGAGCGAGAACACCGCCTACCACATCGCGCGCGCCTACCACCTGGCCGGACGCTGCATACAGTGCGGCGAATGCCAGCGGGTATGCCCGGTGGAGATCCCCCTCATGGAGCTCAACCGCAAGTTCTACAAGGACGTGGAGGAGCTCTACGACTACGAGCCGGGAACGAACGCGGAGGCGCCGCCGCTCCTGGCCACCTTCAAGGTCGACGACCGCGAGGACTTCATACTGTAA
- a CDS encoding DUF523 and DUF1722 domain-containing protein, translating into MPATHAATRPVLVISRCLGFDNCRWNGEIIRDEFVELLAEHVDFMTACPEVEIGLGVPRDPIHVEAGKDGRRLVQPATGRDVTREMLSFCSSFLSSLGEVDGFLLKARSPSCGIGDVKVFPYGGGSSGAIDKGPGFFGEEVLRRFPLLPAESEGRLKNFRLREHFLTRVFAHARFRAAAAKGSAGALVDFHARNKFLLMAYNQAALKELGRLVANPDRKEAGTLFALYRERFLKALARPPRRTSDINVLMHALGYFSNMLTAGEKAHFLEALQKYREGRVPLSAPLFVVGSWIARFGEDYLAGQTYFHPYPEELALIADSGKGRDL; encoded by the coding sequence ATGCCCGCTACACATGCGGCGACGAGGCCCGTGTTGGTCATAAGCAGGTGTCTCGGTTTCGATAACTGCCGCTGGAACGGGGAGATCATCCGGGACGAGTTCGTGGAGCTCCTGGCCGAGCACGTGGATTTCATGACCGCGTGCCCGGAAGTGGAGATAGGCCTGGGCGTGCCCCGCGATCCCATCCACGTCGAAGCGGGGAAAGACGGGCGCCGCCTGGTACAGCCTGCCACCGGCAGGGATGTCACCCGGGAGATGCTCTCTTTCTGCTCTTCCTTCCTCTCTTCCCTGGGCGAGGTGGACGGCTTCCTCCTCAAGGCCCGTTCCCCCTCGTGCGGCATCGGCGACGTCAAGGTCTTCCCCTACGGCGGAGGAAGCTCGGGGGCCATCGACAAGGGTCCCGGCTTCTTCGGGGAAGAGGTGCTGCGAAGATTCCCCCTGCTTCCCGCGGAAAGCGAGGGCAGGCTGAAGAATTTCCGCCTGCGGGAGCATTTCCTGACCCGCGTCTTCGCGCACGCACGTTTTCGTGCGGCAGCGGCAAAGGGGTCGGCGGGAGCGCTGGTCGATTTCCACGCCCGCAACAAGTTCCTGCTCATGGCCTATAACCAGGCCGCGTTGAAGGAGCTGGGAAGGCTGGTGGCCAATCCCGACCGCAAGGAGGCCGGGACACTTTTCGCGCTCTACCGTGAGCGCTTCCTCAAGGCCTTGGCCAGACCCCCGCGCCGCACCTCCGACATCAACGTGCTCATGCATGCCCTGGGTTATTTTTCCAATATGCTCACGGCCGGGGAAAAAGCCCACTTCCTGGAAGCTCTCCAGAAATACCGGGAAGGGAGGGTACCGTTGAGCGCCCCGCTTTTCGTCGTCGGCTCCTGGATCGCGCGCTTCGGGGAAGACTACCTCGCGGGGCAGACCTATTTCCACCCCTACCCCGAGGAGCTGGCCCTGATAGCCGATTCCGGCAAGGGCAGGGACCTTTAA
- a CDS encoding L,D-transpeptidase family protein, protein MKKGVLLITGMMVLMLATAVPAGAEEPGVTVGKGGSLPPPGGLSVLQRPEDVGRRVALTWQPVPGAFGYLVYRAEGAGGMLVPVGGRAADSMREYPVFLDDAVEPGKRYHYAVASVDGEMREGPLSRRVDASLAPGVRTAGGAKSMTCSLSDQRIYFFEGDQLVNVMRCSTGLSNATPTGNFRILGHYRSHGGLGGAVCDYWMSFTSAHGMHAWPRGLRGYETGLGAPASHGCIRLHPLEAYWPFYWAPDGTPLHITYASLARRVISGCHATIGAAQLSRDWYFAEGYTSEGYDTYLLLSNPGGSGTVASVAYHREDGSVVEQNVSLAPHSRLTIPVDQVPGMDAVSFSAHVHAGEPIVAERAVYFAAGSRDDGTATIGAAQLSRDWYFAEGYTASRFDTYLLLSNPGDTATEAWVHFLLEGGGTVDLPYVLAPHSRLTIPVDALPELGDAAFSMHVHAGEPIVAERAMYFNKGYIGGGHASVGATQSSTTWYFAEGCTRPFFEDYLTVGNPNDEGTFIHVDYQLPDANLPRDYWVGGRSRLTIPVNAQEGLGGKDVACSVFSDLPVVAERSMYYDLDSHRGGHATLGSGLASRDWYFAEGYTDQAFDTYLVLSNPGDAGASVGLEFYREDGAVPAFVAYVGPHRRVTVRVDDLPGLERAAFAMAVHSDQPVMAERVMYFVMTRGY, encoded by the coding sequence ATGAAAAAGGGCGTTCTCCTGATCACTGGGATGATGGTTCTCATGCTGGCGACGGCCGTTCCCGCCGGGGCCGAGGAACCCGGGGTTACCGTGGGGAAGGGAGGTAGCCTGCCTCCCCCCGGGGGCCTCTCCGTGCTGCAGAGGCCTGAGGACGTGGGGAGGCGCGTCGCCCTTACCTGGCAGCCAGTCCCCGGAGCCTTCGGCTACCTGGTCTATCGCGCGGAAGGTGCGGGCGGCATGCTGGTCCCCGTGGGCGGCAGGGCCGCCGATTCCATGCGGGAGTACCCCGTCTTCCTCGACGACGCCGTGGAACCGGGAAAAAGATATCATTATGCTGTAGCCAGCGTGGACGGAGAGATGCGGGAGGGTCCCCTTTCCCGCAGGGTGGATGCCTCCCTCGCTCCCGGCGTACGGACGGCGGGTGGGGCGAAGAGCATGACCTGCTCCCTCAGCGACCAGCGCATCTACTTTTTCGAGGGTGACCAGCTGGTCAACGTCATGCGTTGTTCCACCGGGCTCAGCAACGCCACTCCCACGGGGAACTTCCGCATCCTCGGGCATTACCGCAGCCACGGCGGCCTGGGTGGAGCGGTCTGCGATTACTGGATGTCCTTTACCTCCGCGCACGGCATGCACGCCTGGCCACGCGGTCTACGCGGCTATGAGACAGGCCTGGGGGCGCCCGCCTCCCATGGTTGCATCCGCCTGCATCCCCTCGAGGCCTACTGGCCCTTTTACTGGGCTCCCGACGGGACTCCCCTCCACATCACCTACGCTTCGCTGGCCAGAAGGGTCATATCGGGGTGTCACGCCACCATCGGGGCAGCACAGCTCTCCCGGGACTGGTATTTCGCCGAGGGTTACACCTCGGAAGGGTACGACACCTACCTGCTGCTCTCCAATCCAGGAGGAAGCGGGACCGTGGCCAGTGTCGCCTACCACCGGGAGGACGGTTCGGTGGTGGAACAGAACGTGAGCCTGGCACCGCACTCGCGCCTGACCATCCCCGTGGACCAGGTCCCCGGTATGGATGCCGTCTCCTTTTCCGCTCACGTCCATGCGGGGGAGCCCATCGTGGCCGAGCGTGCCGTGTACTTCGCCGCGGGGTCGCGGGACGACGGCACCGCCACCATCGGGGCCGCGCAGCTCTCCCGGGACTGGTATTTCGCGGAGGGATACACCGCCTCGAGGTTCGACACATACCTGCTCCTCTCCAACCCGGGCGATACGGCCACCGAGGCCTGGGTGCATTTCCTCCTCGAGGGCGGGGGAACGGTCGATCTACCATATGTCCTGGCGCCGCACTCGCGCCTGACCATCCCCGTGGACGCCCTCCCGGAGCTGGGAGATGCCGCCTTTTCCATGCACGTCCACGCGGGCGAGCCCATCGTGGCCGAGCGGGCCATGTATTTCAACAAGGGCTATATTGGCGGGGGCCATGCTTCCGTCGGCGCCACGCAGTCCTCCACCACCTGGTATTTCGCGGAGGGATGCACGCGGCCGTTTTTCGAGGACTACCTGACGGTGGGGAACCCCAATGACGAAGGCACCTTTATACACGTCGATTACCAGCTCCCGGACGCCAACCTGCCCCGGGATTACTGGGTCGGAGGCCGCTCCCGCCTCACCATCCCCGTGAACGCCCAGGAGGGGTTGGGGGGAAAGGACGTGGCGTGCAGCGTTTTCTCCGATCTGCCGGTGGTGGCGGAGAGGTCCATGTATTACGACCTGGACAGCCACCGGGGCGGACACGCCACGCTGGGCTCGGGCCTTGCTTCCAGGGACTGGTATTTCGCCGAGGGGTACACGGACCAGGCCTTCGACACCTACCTGGTACTCTCCAACCCGGGAGACGCGGGCGCGAGCGTGGGCCTTGAGTTCTACCGCGAGGACGGCGCCGTGCCCGCCTTCGTTGCCTACGTGGGTCCACACCGCCGCGTAACGGTGCGCGTGGACGACCTCCCGGGCCTGGAGCGCGCGGCCTTCGCCATGGCGGTCCATTCCGACCAGCCGGTGATGGCGGAGCGGGTCATGTACTTCGTGATGACCCGCGGCTACTGA
- a CDS encoding hydrogenase iron-sulfur subunit, translating to MAEKTDFEPNIVAFLCNWCSYAGADLAGTSRIQYPPNVRVIRVMCSGRVNPLFVMNALQQGADGVLVSGCHPGDCHYMQGNYYARRRFNLMRNFLEYLGIEPERVRMSWVSASEGAKWKEVIEEVVNGVKAVGPMDKFQRRQLNW from the coding sequence ATGGCGGAGAAAACCGATTTCGAGCCCAACATAGTAGCCTTCCTCTGCAACTGGTGTTCCTACGCCGGGGCGGACCTGGCCGGGACCTCCCGCATACAGTACCCGCCCAACGTGCGCGTCATCCGGGTGATGTGCTCCGGCCGCGTCAACCCGCTTTTCGTGATGAACGCCCTGCAGCAGGGGGCGGACGGGGTACTCGTCTCCGGATGCCACCCCGGCGACTGCCACTACATGCAGGGCAACTACTACGCCCGGCGCCGCTTCAACCTCATGCGCAACTTCCTGGAGTACCTGGGAATAGAGCCCGAGCGGGTGCGCATGAGCTGGGTGTCGGCTTCCGAGGGCGCCAAGTGGAAGGAAGTCATCGAGGAGGTGGTCAACGGCGTCAAGGCCGTGGGGCCCATGGATAAGTTCCAACGGAGGCAGTTAAATTGGTAG
- a CDS encoding L,D-transpeptidase/peptidoglycan binding protein, giving the protein MIFRLNAASVIRHMVLAAVAFLCALVVVAGMALFGLDVAFAGHVFKGVYVQGINIGGLSREEALERLRSRLDLEALNRDLVLEFDGNSWPLPLFQIDAYVDLEATVDRAIAAGKQIPFYERWANRVAFRGLDRDVGLVVRYDSRKLEAFLSELESTIDRPAISAEIRLEGKRLVFQRSQVGWDLDMDQAREAIVSGLYSTERTVALSIEVTVPPVTDEQVGKVIVVDKTNHRLTLYNNMEVEKQYPVAVGMPSWPTPSGTYKVISKQKNPSWVNPGTSWAATMPPYIPPGPGNPLGTRAIGTSAPGVFIHGTYSSWSIGSSASHGCIRMYIRDSEDLFERVEIGIPVLIY; this is encoded by the coding sequence ATGATCTTCCGTCTCAACGCGGCGAGCGTTATACGGCACATGGTATTGGCGGCCGTTGCGTTCCTGTGTGCCCTCGTCGTCGTTGCGGGGATGGCCCTCTTCGGCCTGGACGTGGCCTTCGCCGGACATGTCTTCAAGGGCGTATACGTGCAGGGGATAAACATAGGAGGCCTGAGCCGCGAGGAGGCGCTGGAGAGATTGAGAAGCAGGCTTGACCTGGAGGCGCTCAACCGCGACCTGGTACTCGAGTTCGACGGCAACTCCTGGCCACTGCCCCTCTTCCAGATAGATGCCTACGTGGACCTGGAGGCCACGGTGGATCGGGCCATCGCCGCCGGAAAGCAGATACCTTTCTACGAACGGTGGGCGAACCGCGTGGCGTTCCGGGGACTGGACCGGGACGTGGGGTTGGTCGTCCGCTATGACAGCCGCAAGCTGGAAGCCTTCCTTTCCGAACTGGAGTCCACCATCGACCGGCCGGCGATCAGCGCGGAGATCCGCCTGGAAGGGAAGAGACTCGTCTTCCAGAGGTCCCAGGTGGGCTGGGACCTGGACATGGACCAGGCGAGGGAAGCCATAGTCTCCGGGCTCTACTCCACGGAGCGCACGGTCGCACTCAGCATAGAGGTCACCGTTCCGCCGGTGACCGACGAACAGGTGGGCAAGGTGATCGTGGTGGACAAGACCAATCACCGCCTGACCCTCTACAACAACATGGAGGTGGAAAAGCAGTACCCCGTGGCGGTGGGCATGCCCTCCTGGCCCACCCCCAGCGGCACCTATAAGGTGATATCCAAGCAGAAGAACCCCTCCTGGGTGAATCCCGGGACCTCCTGGGCGGCCACCATGCCTCCCTATATCCCCCCTGGTCCGGGAAATCCACTGGGAACGAGGGCCATAGGAACCAGCGCGCCCGGTGTCTTCATCCACGGGACCTACAGCTCATGGTCCATCGGGTCTTCGGCCTCTCACGGGTGCATACGCATGTACATCAGGGATTCGGAGGATCTTTTCGAGAGGGTCGAGATAGGGATCCCGGTACTCATTTACTGA
- a CDS encoding CoB--CoM heterodisulfide reductase iron-sulfur subunit A family protein, which produces MNGKPKIGVYVCHCGTNIAGVVDVEEVVRFASTLPDVAVARNYSYMCSDPGQALITDDIEKLGLNRVVVASCSPRMHEPTFRKTLLSADLNPYFLEMANIREQCSWVHEDHIAATEKAKRIVEAAVVKARRLEALDVKEVDVEPSCLVIGAGIAGIQAALDIADAGFKVYLVEKSPSVGGHMAQLDKTFPTLDCSACILTPKMVDVANHPNIELMTYSQVEEISGYIGNFDIKVRKKSRFVDMDKCTGCGDCAEACRMAGRFPNEFDEGIGMRGAIYLPFPQAVPAKYTIDKENCLFLTKGKCGESPKCQEACKAGAINFELEDEIVEFKVGTIIVATGYDVFDARKKPEYAYGVYDNVLTALEFERLVNASGPTGGKIVMLERGKKKKKKEGEEAEAPRSPESVTFIQCVGSRDKSVGNEYCSRVCCMYTAKLAHLVKDKLPDCEVTIFYMDVRAFGKGFEEFYDRVRREGVRYIRGNPSEIYKKGDKLVVRAEDTLTATPLEHETDMVVLSVGLVPRSDNREIIDLLKLSQSSDLFYLEAHPKLRPVDTASDGIYLAGVCQGPKDIPDAVAQAKGAASAAMIPMASGKVKVEAQTSVVNEETCRGCGFCVQVCPYTAIELVEINRMGWPVKVARVNEALCKGCGACAAACLSGSIQQRSFKDLQILPQIQALGVK; this is translated from the coding sequence GGTGGTGCGCTTCGCCTCCACCCTCCCGGACGTGGCCGTCGCCCGCAACTACTCCTACATGTGTTCCGACCCGGGGCAGGCGTTGATCACCGACGACATCGAGAAGCTGGGGTTGAACCGCGTGGTGGTGGCCTCGTGCTCGCCGCGCATGCACGAGCCCACCTTCCGCAAGACGCTCCTCTCCGCGGACCTCAACCCCTACTTCCTGGAGATGGCCAACATCCGGGAACAGTGCTCCTGGGTGCACGAGGACCACATCGCCGCCACCGAGAAGGCCAAGCGCATCGTGGAGGCGGCGGTGGTCAAGGCCCGCCGGCTGGAGGCGCTGGACGTGAAAGAGGTGGACGTGGAGCCCTCGTGCCTCGTCATAGGGGCGGGGATAGCAGGCATCCAGGCCGCCCTGGACATCGCCGATGCCGGTTTCAAGGTCTACCTGGTGGAGAAATCACCCTCCGTGGGCGGCCACATGGCCCAGCTGGACAAGACCTTCCCCACCCTGGACTGCTCGGCCTGCATCCTCACCCCCAAGATGGTGGACGTGGCCAACCACCCCAACATCGAGCTCATGACCTATTCCCAGGTGGAGGAGATCTCCGGCTACATCGGCAACTTCGACATCAAGGTGCGCAAGAAGTCCCGCTTCGTGGACATGGACAAGTGCACGGGATGCGGCGACTGCGCCGAGGCCTGCCGCATGGCGGGCCGCTTCCCCAACGAGTTCGACGAGGGCATCGGCATGCGGGGGGCTATCTACCTCCCCTTCCCCCAGGCGGTTCCCGCCAAGTACACCATCGACAAGGAGAACTGCCTCTTCCTCACCAAGGGGAAGTGCGGGGAGTCCCCCAAGTGCCAGGAGGCCTGTAAGGCGGGTGCCATCAACTTCGAGCTCGAGGACGAGATAGTGGAGTTCAAGGTGGGCACCATCATCGTGGCCACGGGCTACGACGTCTTCGACGCCCGTAAGAAGCCGGAGTACGCGTACGGGGTCTACGACAACGTGCTCACCGCCCTCGAGTTCGAGCGCCTGGTGAACGCCTCCGGGCCCACCGGCGGCAAGATCGTCATGCTCGAGCGGGGCAAGAAGAAAAAGAAGAAGGAGGGCGAGGAAGCGGAAGCGCCGCGCTCCCCGGAGAGCGTCACCTTCATCCAGTGCGTGGGCTCGCGCGACAAGAGCGTGGGCAACGAGTACTGCTCCCGCGTCTGCTGCATGTACACCGCGAAGCTCGCCCATCTGGTGAAGGACAAGCTCCCCGACTGCGAGGTGACCATCTTCTACATGGACGTGCGCGCCTTCGGCAAGGGCTTCGAGGAGTTCTACGACCGCGTGCGCCGCGAGGGCGTGCGCTACATCCGCGGCAACCCCTCGGAGATCTACAAGAAGGGCGACAAGCTGGTGGTGCGGGCGGAAGACACGCTGACCGCCACGCCCCTGGAGCACGAGACGGACATGGTGGTCCTCTCCGTGGGCCTGGTGCCGCGCTCCGACAACCGGGAGATCATCGACCTGCTCAAGCTCTCGCAGTCATCGGACCTCTTCTACCTGGAGGCCCACCCCAAGCTGCGCCCGGTGGACACAGCCTCCGACGGCATCTACCTGGCGGGCGTCTGCCAGGGGCCCAAGGACATCCCCGACGCCGTGGCCCAGGCCAAGGGCGCGGCCTCGGCGGCCATGATCCCCATGGCCTCGGGCAAGGTGAAGGTGGAGGCCCAGACCTCGGTGGTGAACGAGGAGACCTGCCGCGGTTGCGGGTTCTGCGTGCAGGTCTGCCCCTACACCGCCATCGAGCTGGTGGAGATAAACCGCATGGGCTGGCCGGTGAAGGTGGCGCGGGTGAACGAGGCCCTGTGCAAGGGCTGTGGCGCCTGCGCGGCCGCCTGCCTCTCGGGCTCCATACAGCAGCGTTCGTTCAAGGACCTACAGATACTCCCGCAGATCCAGGCCCTGGGGGTGAAGTGA
- a CDS encoding FAD/NAD(P)-binding protein has protein sequence MVGIPGVGESMFCISSSPTEKGYLRFSIMKMGKNTTALHELEAGDSFFVRGPLGNNFPLEEWKGKNIITIGGGIGQAPLRPVIQWIRDNRDDFGELTVIYGARTSADHCFKTEFEDLNSCGDACCHLAVDVEEEGWPHFVGFVPTLLMEVSPSPENAIAVTCGPPIMIKFVLQNLEKLGFTPDQVYTTLENRMKCGIGKCGRCNVGHLYVCKDGPVFSYSQLKEIPEAFA, from the coding sequence ATGGTGGGCATCCCCGGGGTGGGGGAGTCCATGTTCTGCATCTCCTCCTCGCCCACGGAGAAGGGTTACCTCCGCTTCAGCATCATGAAGATGGGCAAGAACACCACCGCCCTGCACGAGCTGGAGGCGGGGGATTCCTTCTTCGTGCGCGGACCACTGGGGAACAACTTCCCGCTGGAGGAGTGGAAGGGGAAGAACATCATCACCATCGGCGGCGGCATCGGCCAGGCGCCCCTGCGCCCCGTGATCCAGTGGATCCGCGACAACCGCGACGATTTCGGTGAGCTCACCGTCATCTACGGCGCGCGTACTTCCGCGGACCACTGCTTCAAGACGGAGTTCGAGGACCTCAACTCGTGCGGGGACGCCTGCTGCCACCTGGCGGTGGACGTGGAGGAGGAGGGATGGCCCCACTTCGTGGGCTTCGTGCCCACCCTGCTCATGGAGGTCTCTCCCTCCCCGGAGAACGCCATCGCCGTCACCTGCGGGCCACCCATCATGATCAAGTTCGTCCTCCAGAACCTGGAGAAGCTGGGCTTCACCCCCGACCAGGTCTACACCACCCTCGAGAACCGCATGAAATGCGGCATCGGGAAATGCGGGCGCTGCAACGTGGGCCATCTCTACGTGTGCAAGGACGGCCCGGTCTTCTCCTATTCCCAGCTCAAGGAGATACCCGAGGCCTTCGCTTGA
- a CDS encoding deoxyribodipyrimidine photo-lyase: protein MIQRERIKSLKAGTPAPGRYVLYWMQASQRAEYNHALEYAVEMADQLHLPLVVFFGITGRYPGANRRHYPFMLEGLGEVSASLQERGIKFVVRATSPEKGALDLAGEAALLVMDRGYLRHQREWRRKVSGRAPCPVVQVESDVVVPVETASSKEEYSAATFRRKISKVLHHFLVPLAQREPKRRGDGLEIEGLDLSDPAGLMKDLRPLRAPSPVDSPIGGTSEAKARLRFFIREKLDRYHLLSSHPELDYTSGLSPYLHFGQVSPLQVALEVRNAGGPGAEAFLEQLIVRRELSVNFVFYNTAYDSLEALPAWALQTLREHAGDRRDYLYTLDELEEARTHDPFWNAAQKEMLGTGSMHNHMRMYWGKKILEWTRSPGEALRIALYLNDRYQLDGRDPNGYAGVLWCFGKHDRPFAERRITGKVRWMSPDGLRRKFDMEAYLDRTERAYRKTFADGS from the coding sequence TTGATCCAGCGCGAACGAATAAAGTCTCTCAAGGCGGGCACGCCGGCGCCGGGGCGTTACGTCCTCTACTGGATGCAGGCTTCCCAGCGCGCCGAGTACAACCATGCCCTGGAATACGCCGTGGAGATGGCGGACCAACTCCATCTCCCGCTGGTCGTCTTCTTCGGGATCACCGGCAGGTACCCGGGAGCCAACCGGCGCCATTACCCCTTCATGCTCGAAGGCCTGGGGGAGGTGAGTGCGTCCCTGCAGGAGCGGGGCATAAAGTTCGTGGTGCGCGCGACTTCCCCGGAAAAGGGTGCCCTGGACCTGGCCGGCGAGGCGGCCCTACTGGTCATGGACCGCGGCTACCTTCGCCACCAGAGGGAATGGCGCAGGAAAGTCTCCGGGCGCGCCCCGTGCCCCGTCGTCCAGGTGGAAAGCGACGTGGTGGTCCCGGTGGAGACCGCCTCTTCCAAGGAGGAATACTCGGCGGCCACCTTCCGGCGCAAGATCTCCAAGGTCCTCCATCATTTCCTGGTACCCCTCGCACAGCGGGAACCGAAACGCCGGGGCGACGGCCTGGAGATCGAGGGACTGGACCTGTCCGATCCGGCCGGCCTCATGAAGGACCTGAGGCCCTTGCGGGCACCGTCTCCCGTGGATTCCCCCATCGGTGGTACCAGCGAGGCCAAGGCCAGGCTGCGTTTCTTCATCCGGGAAAAACTGGACCGTTACCACCTTCTTTCCAGCCATCCCGAGCTGGATTATACCTCCGGCCTCAGCCCCTACCTTCATTTCGGACAGGTCTCCCCCCTGCAGGTGGCCCTGGAGGTCAGGAATGCCGGGGGTCCCGGCGCGGAAGCCTTCCTGGAACAGCTCATCGTGCGCCGCGAGCTCAGCGTCAACTTTGTCTTTTACAATACCGCCTACGATTCCCTGGAAGCCCTTCCCGCCTGGGCCCTGCAGACCCTGCGGGAGCACGCCGGCGACCGCAGGGATTATCTCTATACCCTGGATGAACTGGAGGAAGCACGCACCCACGATCCCTTCTGGAACGCCGCCCAGAAGGAAATGCTTGGCACGGGAAGCATGCACAATCACATGCGCATGTACTGGGGGAAGAAGATCCTGGAATGGACGCGGTCGCCGGGGGAAGCCCTGCGCATCGCCCTTTACCTCAACGACCGCTACCAGCTGGACGGGAGGGACCCCAACGGTTACGCGGGCGTCCTGTGGTGTTTCGGGAAGCACGACCGGCCCTTCGCCGAGAGGCGGATAACCGGGAAGGTGCGCTGGATGAGCCCTGACGGGCTGCGCCGCAAGTTCGACATGGAAGCCTATCTCGACAGGACGGAACGGGCCTACCGGAAAACGTTCGCGGACGGATCCTGA
- a CDS encoding 4Fe-4S dicluster domain-containing protein, with the protein MAVKKLSKDKVKEALQELTKFRLIAPARSDEVVIFKQISDPEEAYLEYGNSTVPPKKAVFPQTETLFRFLRGSPELKEKDVEEEGTTVIFGLRPCDARAMAIVDRLFSWDFDDPYYLKRRELTTLVGMACVEPPSVNCFCTSLGGSPFGKEGLDVLLTDMGDHYLVQPLTEKGENLLGTLSAHLEDAPAGDEKKVEEMAAAAEGKIARSINTEGIPEKLPTLWEHELWKKVSAACLGCGICTFLCPTCHCFDIQDEVEETGEGRRARMWDSCMFSEYTLHASGHNPRPTRRERTRNRISHKYSYYPKRFEVIACVGCGRCINLCPVNIDILEILEQVVDAS; encoded by the coding sequence ATGGCAGTGAAGAAACTGAGCAAGGACAAGGTAAAGGAAGCCCTCCAGGAGCTCACCAAGTTCCGCCTCATCGCCCCGGCCAGGTCGGACGAGGTGGTGATCTTCAAGCAGATCAGCGACCCGGAAGAGGCTTACCTCGAGTACGGCAACTCCACCGTCCCCCCCAAGAAGGCCGTCTTCCCGCAGACGGAGACCCTCTTCCGCTTCCTGCGGGGCAGCCCGGAACTCAAGGAGAAGGACGTGGAGGAGGAGGGGACCACGGTCATCTTCGGCCTCCGTCCCTGTGACGCCCGGGCCATGGCCATCGTGGACCGGCTCTTCAGCTGGGACTTCGACGACCCCTATTACCTCAAGCGCAGGGAGCTCACCACCCTGGTGGGCATGGCCTGCGTGGAGCCCCCATCGGTGAACTGTTTCTGCACCTCGCTGGGGGGCAGCCCCTTCGGGAAAGAAGGCCTGGACGTCCTCCTCACCGACATGGGAGACCATTACCTGGTGCAGCCCTTGACGGAGAAGGGCGAAAACCTCCTGGGGACCCTTTCCGCCCACCTGGAGGACGCTCCCGCCGGCGACGAGAAGAAGGTGGAGGAGATGGCGGCGGCGGCGGAGGGCAAGATCGCCCGTTCCATCAACACCGAGGGCATCCCGGAGAAGCTGCCCACCCTGTGGGAGCACGAGCTGTGGAAGAAGGTCTCCGCCGCGTGCCTCGGCTGCGGCATCTGCACCTTCCTCTGCCCCACCTGCCACTGCTTCGACATCCAGGACGAGGTGGAGGAGACGGGGGAGGGCCGCCGCGCGCGCATGTGGGACTCCTGCATGTTCAGCGAGTACACCCTCCATGCCTCCGGGCACAATCCCCGCCCGACACGGCGTGAGAGGACGAGAAACCGCATCAGCCACAAGTACTCCTACTACCCGAAGCGGTTCGAGGTCATCGCCTGCGTGGGCTGCGGGCGCTGCATCAACCTTTGCCCGGTGAACATCGACATCCTCGAGATCCTGGAACAGGTGGTGGATGCCTCATGA